From a single Sphingobium sp. genomic region:
- a CDS encoding glutamine synthetase family protein, with protein sequence MIQRAKSSAVIAPKSEAEAFFATHPHIDAIDMIYTDMGGVPRGKRLRQHEVLAVYETGRMFPGSITVVDITGQDTVETGLVWEDGDADRSMKPIPGTLVPTPWAGEGSAQFLVDFYELDGTPHDLDPRHVLGLVTDRFAADGLTPAVAVELEFYLVDPKRARDGSVRPAAPGYSNDRPRNVEVYGLRELEDFRPFFDDLYAFTDVQGLPLESAISEFAPGQFELTLCYKPDVLRACDDAIMYKRLVKATAQRHGLEATFMAKPFADQAGSGMHIHVSVNDAAGNNIFASEDPEGSPELRHAIGGMIANVGDSFAIFAPNANSYRRFKANSYAPVAPTWGVNNRTVSFRIPAGAPKTRHVEHRACGADANPYLAVAAVLAGMHHGMTNKSDPGPAVVGNGYDRDSSGDDKPPSNWFAAVDRFHGSKVMRDYLGERFVDMYSIVKRVEQDRYFSEVPRLDYDWYLRNA encoded by the coding sequence TTGATACAGCGTGCCAAATCCTCGGCAGTCATTGCGCCGAAGAGCGAAGCCGAAGCCTTTTTTGCGACCCATCCGCATATCGATGCGATCGACATGATCTATACCGACATGGGTGGGGTGCCGCGCGGTAAACGGTTGCGTCAGCATGAAGTGCTCGCTGTTTATGAAACGGGCCGCATGTTCCCGGGATCGATTACGGTTGTGGACATTACCGGACAGGACACGGTGGAAACCGGCCTTGTCTGGGAAGACGGCGATGCCGACCGGTCGATGAAGCCGATTCCGGGCACGCTTGTGCCCACGCCATGGGCGGGGGAAGGGAGCGCGCAATTCCTTGTCGATTTCTATGAACTAGACGGAACGCCCCACGATCTTGACCCGCGCCATGTGCTGGGCCTGGTCACCGATCGTTTTGCCGCCGACGGTCTGACCCCCGCGGTTGCCGTCGAACTGGAGTTTTACCTTGTTGATCCGAAGCGTGCGCGTGACGGCAGTGTTCGCCCGGCTGCTCCAGGCTACAGCAATGATCGCCCGCGCAATGTCGAGGTTTATGGACTGCGCGAGCTGGAAGATTTCCGTCCCTTTTTCGACGATCTATACGCCTTTACCGATGTTCAGGGGCTGCCGCTGGAAAGCGCGATTTCCGAATTTGCACCCGGGCAATTTGAACTGACGCTTTGCTACAAGCCCGACGTGCTGCGCGCTTGTGACGATGCGATCATGTACAAGCGACTGGTGAAGGCGACCGCCCAGCGCCATGGGTTGGAGGCGACTTTCATGGCCAAACCCTTTGCCGACCAGGCAGGCAGCGGCATGCACATCCATGTTTCGGTCAACGATGCCGCTGGCAACAACATCTTCGCCAGCGAAGACCCCGAAGGCTCGCCCGAACTGCGCCATGCCATTGGCGGGATGATCGCCAATGTGGGGGATAGTTTTGCCATCTTTGCGCCCAATGCCAACAGCTATCGCCGGTTCAAGGCCAACAGCTATGCGCCCGTGGCTCCGACCTGGGGCGTCAATAACCGAACGGTATCATTCCGCATACCTGCCGGCGCACCCAAAACCCGCCATGTGGAGCATCGCGCCTGCGGGGCCGACGCAAACCCCTATCTGGCCGTCGCGGCGGTTCTGGCAGGGATGCATCACGGCATGACGAACAAGTCCGATCCCGGTCCGGCCGTCGTCGGCAATGGTTATGATCGCGACTCTTCTGGGGATGACAAGCCGCCGAGCAACTGGTTTGCGGCGGTTGATCGTTTCCATGGGTCAAAGGTGATGCGCGACTATCTGGGTGAGCGTTTCGTCGACATGTATTCTATCGTTAAACGTGTCGAACAGGACCGCTATTTCAGCGAAGTTCCCCGGCTCGATTATGACTGGTATCTGCGCAACGCCTGA
- a CDS encoding aspartate aminotransferase family protein, which yields MISEAAIERIAAREAQAFRTANPKSLGLAKRAATNWFQGVPFHWMLDWPSPVPLVAAGAKDATLTTVDGRTLDDFCLGDTASMFGHSPAPLAEALAMQAGEGLSYMLPTEKGVELGEMLSAMFGLPRWQVTTTASEANRAVIRWCRGMTGRKKILIFNGCYHGAVDDVFVDLRAHAAGWEPRIRASLIGQVHDILPTTSVIEFNDVVALERELRCGDIACVLAEPVMTNVGMVRDAPGYLETLRQLCSETGTILVFDETHTISSGYGGHSNAFGPKPDMMVIGKSIGGGVPCAVYGFSDEIAGRMAQVNASRPAGHSGIGTTLSANALAISAMHAMVGKVISHDAYGHMLLLAQRLVNGIAGVIAAHQLPWHVTNIGARVEFVCAERPPINGNEARAAMHPKLEAAIHLYLANRGILLAPFHNMMLLSPVTQEGQVDRLVLVLNEAVGELLE from the coding sequence ATGATCAGCGAAGCAGCCATAGAAAGGATCGCCGCGCGCGAGGCGCAGGCTTTTCGCACTGCCAATCCCAAATCGCTTGGACTGGCAAAGCGCGCCGCCACCAATTGGTTTCAGGGCGTGCCGTTTCATTGGATGCTCGATTGGCCCAGTCCGGTGCCGTTGGTTGCCGCCGGGGCCAAGGACGCAACGCTGACCACGGTTGATGGCCGTACACTCGACGACTTCTGCCTCGGCGATACTGCCAGCATGTTCGGCCATTCGCCTGCCCCGCTTGCCGAGGCGCTCGCCATGCAGGCAGGTGAGGGGCTTAGCTATATGCTGCCCACCGAAAAAGGCGTCGAATTGGGCGAAATGCTCAGCGCGATGTTCGGCCTGCCACGCTGGCAGGTGACCACAACTGCCAGCGAAGCCAATCGCGCGGTCATTCGTTGGTGCCGCGGGATGACTGGCCGAAAGAAGATACTGATCTTCAATGGCTGTTATCATGGTGCGGTCGATGATGTGTTTGTCGATCTGCGCGCGCATGCTGCAGGTTGGGAACCTAGGATTCGCGCCAGCCTGATCGGGCAGGTTCATGATATCCTGCCGACGACGAGCGTGATCGAGTTCAATGATGTCGTCGCATTGGAGCGCGAATTGCGCTGCGGTGACATTGCCTGCGTGCTGGCAGAACCAGTGATGACCAATGTCGGTATGGTGCGTGACGCACCGGGCTATCTCGAAACGCTACGCCAATTGTGCAGCGAAACCGGCACAATCCTCGTCTTTGATGAAACCCACACCATTTCCTCTGGCTATGGCGGACACAGTAACGCATTCGGCCCCAAGCCTGACATGATGGTGATCGGCAAGTCGATTGGTGGCGGGGTGCCCTGCGCGGTCTATGGCTTCAGTGATGAAATTGCGGGGCGCATGGCTCAGGTGAATGCCAGCCGTCCTGCAGGACACAGCGGTATCGGCACGACGCTTTCGGCCAATGCCCTCGCGATCAGCGCGATGCACGCCATGGTCGGCAAGGTGATCAGCCATGATGCTTATGGCCATATGCTTCTGCTTGCGCAGCGGTTGGTGAACGGGATTGCAGGCGTGATCGCGGCGCACCAACTGCCTTGGCATGTGACGAATATCGGTGCACGTGTTGAGTTTGTCTGTGCCGAAAGGCCGCCGATAAATGGCAATGAGGCGCGGGCGGCTATGCACCCGAAGCTGGAAGCGGCAATTCATCTCTATCTGGCCAATCGCGGCATTTTGCTTGCGCCGTTCCACAATATGATGTTGCTGTCGCCCGTGACGCAGGAGGGGCAGGTCGACCGGCTGGTCCTTGTCCTGAACGAAGCCGTCGGCGAGTTACTGGAGTAG
- a CDS encoding FAD-binding oxidoreductase produces the protein MPDPLNNSYYAATANAWDTQPAFAGEGEYDVAVIGGGFTGLSAALACAEKGLKVALVEAKTIGFGASGRNGGQLIPGLRWSMREIDEEFGRERAQAIFDLAYGAVEKVKGRIAKHDIQCDLKAGHLEAAYKPAHFDMMQRDAEFLAKEFDWESEIVQPKDIGRHINGGGYHGGIYDAQGGHFHPLNYALGLARVAKDAGVEIFEHSPFWLGDANARYTIMATDNWMQDLDPALGRYTIPIMNYNIATAPLTNWQDYLPSDAAVADSRFVLNYFRLSADKRLIFGGGEKYVQAPPADIAAFVRKHIIEVFPSLADASIDYAWGGAVGVTMNRLPHIGRKGNVFFAHGFSGHGALVTTLAGELLAEAVTGTMDRFDVFAKLPHRPFPGGKLFAQPLATLGLLWYALRDRL, from the coding sequence ATGCCCGACCCGCTCAACAACAGCTATTACGCCGCCACCGCCAATGCGTGGGATACACAGCCTGCATTTGCAGGTGAGGGTGAATATGATGTCGCGGTCATCGGCGGTGGGTTTACGGGGTTGTCTGCTGCATTGGCCTGCGCGGAAAAGGGACTGAAGGTCGCGTTGGTGGAGGCCAAGACAATCGGTTTCGGCGCGTCAGGCCGCAATGGCGGGCAGCTGATCCCTGGCCTGCGCTGGTCGATGCGCGAGATTGACGAGGAGTTTGGCCGCGAACGCGCGCAGGCAATCTTCGATCTGGCTTATGGTGCGGTAGAAAAGGTGAAAGGCCGGATCGCCAAGCATGACATTCAATGCGACTTGAAGGCTGGGCATCTGGAAGCGGCTTACAAACCAGCCCATTTCGATATGATGCAGCGCGATGCGGAATTTCTGGCAAAGGAATTTGACTGGGAAAGTGAGATTGTGCAGCCCAAGGATATAGGGCGCCATATCAACGGCGGCGGCTATCATGGCGGGATTTATGACGCGCAAGGGGGGCATTTCCATCCGCTGAATTATGCGCTGGGATTGGCGCGGGTGGCGAAGGATGCGGGTGTCGAGATATTCGAACATAGCCCATTCTGGCTCGGCGATGCCAATGCACGCTATACGATCATGGCGACCGACAACTGGATGCAAGATCTTGATCCTGCATTGGGCCGCTACACCATCCCGATCATGAACTATAACATCGCCACTGCGCCACTGACCAATTGGCAGGATTATCTACCCAGCGATGCCGCTGTCGCCGACAGCCGTTTCGTGCTTAACTATTTCCGCCTGTCCGCCGACAAGCGGCTGATCTTCGGCGGCGGGGAGAAATATGTGCAAGCGCCGCCCGCTGACATCGCCGCATTCGTGCGGAAACATATAATTGAGGTCTTTCCTTCTCTCGCCGATGCATCCATCGACTATGCTTGGGGCGGTGCAGTCGGGGTAACGATGAACCGGCTGCCGCATATCGGACGCAAAGGAAATGTCTTCTTTGCCCATGGTTTTTCCGGACATGGCGCGCTGGTGACGACACTCGCTGGCGAATTGCTGGCAGAGGCGGTGACGGGGACGATGGACCGGTTTGACGTCTTTGCAAAACTGCCGCACCGGCCTTTTCCAGGCGGTAAGCTGTTCGCCCAGCCACTCGCGACTTTGGGGTTGCTCTGGTACGCGCTAAGAGACCGGCTATGA
- a CDS encoding glutamine synthetase family protein: MAVNLASWLAEHNIDEVECIVPDINGVQRGKVLPAKKFLSSVRDKSLRIPGSVFICTIDGHYPEDIADIWDKDPDKTLIADLDTICVAPGFKSPTAFVIADALHGDCTPVEIAPRAILKKVLSLYEAKGWKPIIAPEVEFYLVSQNVDPDFPLVPPTGSSGRAETASQPYGLEAMNEYEAIIDHIYDDCELMGLDIDTMIHEMGAAQLEVNFIHGDPLQLADSVFLFKRVVRNVARQHGVYATFMANPMAGQPGSAMHIHQSVVDAATGKNLFANANGRDSALFRSYVAGLTRYMPQIAPLWAPNVNSFRRMRPDSAAPINVQWGVDNRSCGFRVPVSDRSNRRVENRLPGADSNPYLAIAASLVCGYVGMVDRMVPPKPIEGSAYNRARTLPRTLEAALDRFSSCKPVRNLLGEEFFDIYYAVKDHELFNYQSVVSSWEREHLLLRV, encoded by the coding sequence ATGGCTGTTAATCTGGCGAGCTGGCTTGCCGAGCATAACATCGACGAAGTCGAATGTATCGTACCCGACATTAACGGGGTGCAGCGCGGCAAGGTATTGCCCGCCAAGAAGTTTCTGTCATCAGTGCGGGACAAATCGCTGCGCATTCCGGGAAGCGTTTTCATCTGCACGATCGATGGACATTATCCCGAAGACATTGCCGATATCTGGGACAAGGATCCCGACAAGACATTGATTGCAGATCTCGATACGATCTGCGTCGCGCCCGGCTTCAAATCACCGACCGCGTTCGTGATCGCAGATGCGCTGCATGGCGATTGTACACCTGTTGAAATCGCCCCGCGCGCCATCCTCAAAAAAGTGCTCAGCCTTTATGAAGCGAAAGGCTGGAAACCGATCATTGCGCCAGAGGTTGAATTTTATCTGGTTAGCCAGAATGTCGACCCCGACTTTCCGCTTGTTCCGCCGACGGGGTCGAGCGGCCGGGCCGAAACCGCCAGCCAGCCTTACGGCCTGGAAGCGATGAACGAATATGAGGCGATCATCGACCATATCTATGACGATTGCGAGTTGATGGGGCTCGATATCGATACGATGATCCACGAAATGGGTGCCGCGCAGTTGGAGGTGAACTTCATTCATGGCGACCCGCTGCAACTCGCCGATTCGGTGTTTCTGTTCAAACGGGTCGTCCGCAATGTCGCACGCCAGCATGGCGTCTATGCGACCTTCATGGCCAACCCGATGGCGGGCCAGCCGGGAAGCGCGATGCACATCCACCAGTCGGTGGTCGATGCGGCAACCGGCAAAAATTTGTTCGCCAATGCCAATGGCCGCGACAGTGCTCTGTTCCGCAGTTATGTCGCCGGTCTTACCCGCTACATGCCGCAAATTGCCCCGCTCTGGGCTCCCAATGTCAACAGCTTCCGTCGTATGCGACCCGACAGCGCGGCGCCAATCAACGTGCAATGGGGCGTCGACAACCGCAGCTGCGGTTTTCGTGTGCCCGTGTCTGACCGCAGCAATCGCCGCGTTGAAAACCGGCTGCCAGGGGCGGATTCCAACCCCTATCTGGCGATCGCAGCATCGCTCGTGTGCGGCTATGTCGGCATGGTCGATCGCATGGTCCCACCTAAACCCATCGAAGGCAGCGCCTATAACCGTGCCCGTACCCTGCCGCGGACGCTGGAGGCGGCGCTCGACCGCTTCTCCAGTTGTAAGCCGGTACGCAACCTTTTGGGCGAGGAGTTTTTCGACATTTACTATGCCGTGAAAGATCATGAGCTGTTCAATTACCAGTCGGTGGTCAGCAGTTGGGAACGCGAGCATTTGCTGCTGCGGGTGTGA
- a CDS encoding TorF family putative porin, whose translation MRKSILKLAAACAVMGSLSVAAPAFAQEEEAAEGPISVTGGVAVVSDYRFRGVSLSDKDFAFQPTITISHESGFYVGAWGSNIADNAGDDLEVDLYAGFAGGDAVTYDLGVTYYAYPGLSSANYAEIIGKVGTTVGPVTLGGIFAYAPSQDGTGNTDNVYVGSTASVAVPDSPITFTGSLGFEDGAFGDKKLDWSLGMTAQVSGFTLGASYVDTNRFVGGLGKAGAIFSISYTF comes from the coding sequence ATGCGTAAATCGATTCTCAAGCTTGCGGCAGCATGCGCAGTAATGGGCAGCCTGTCAGTAGCTGCACCTGCTTTTGCTCAGGAAGAAGAAGCGGCTGAAGGGCCGATCAGCGTAACCGGCGGCGTAGCAGTGGTTTCCGACTATCGCTTCCGCGGCGTATCGCTTTCGGACAAGGATTTCGCGTTCCAGCCGACCATCACCATCAGCCATGAATCGGGTTTCTATGTCGGTGCCTGGGGCTCCAACATTGCCGATAATGCGGGCGATGACCTTGAGGTTGACCTCTATGCCGGTTTCGCAGGCGGTGATGCGGTCACCTATGATCTGGGCGTCACTTATTATGCCTATCCGGGCCTTTCTTCGGCCAATTATGCTGAAATCATTGGCAAGGTTGGCACGACTGTCGGCCCTGTGACATTAGGCGGCATCTTTGCTTATGCACCCAGCCAGGATGGCACTGGCAACACAGACAATGTCTATGTTGGCTCTACCGCTTCGGTCGCCGTTCCGGATTCGCCGATTACCTTCACCGGCTCGCTCGGATTTGAAGATGGCGCGTTTGGCGATAAAAAGCTCGACTGGTCGCTCGGCATGACGGCTCAGGTTTCGGGCTTCACACTTGGTGCCTCCTATGTCGATACCAACCGCTTCGTCGGCGGACTCGGCAAAGCCGGCGCGATTTTCTCGATCAGCTATACGTTCTGA
- a CDS encoding Lrp/AsnC family transcriptional regulator has product MDEDFVQIDRIDRKILAMLVANGRATQHELGEAAGLSPSAAARRQKALEDAGILRGYRADINLTRLGMGATVMVTITLDSQSEEAMEAFEAAVSGSPSILRCHLMSGRNDYLLTVRATSIEDYEHVHRQEIARLPRVARIETAFALREVVNRTVPPRLLG; this is encoded by the coding sequence ATGGATGAGGATTTTGTGCAAATCGATCGGATCGACCGGAAGATTTTGGCCATGCTGGTCGCAAATGGCCGTGCGACCCAGCATGAACTAGGCGAGGCTGCCGGGCTCTCACCAAGCGCTGCAGCCCGCCGGCAAAAGGCGCTTGAGGATGCAGGCATATTGCGGGGCTACCGGGCTGACATCAACCTGACGCGGCTTGGCATGGGTGCGACAGTAATGGTGACAATCACGCTCGACAGCCAAAGCGAAGAAGCGATGGAAGCGTTCGAAGCGGCGGTCAGCGGTAGCCCGTCCATCCTTCGTTGCCATTTGATGAGCGGACGTAATGATTATCTGCTCACTGTGCGGGCGACCTCTATCGAGGATTATGAACATGTCCACCGACAGGAAATTGCCCGCCTGCCGCGTGTCGCCCGGATCGAAACCGCCTTTGCGTTGCGCGAAGTCGTAAACCGGACGGTACCGCCGCGGTTATTAGGATGA
- the ald gene encoding alanine dehydrogenase has product MRIGVPTEIKVHEYRVGLTPSAVREYVARGHEVMVQSGAGAGIMAGDEAYEKAGATIVKTAEEVFAKADMVVKVKEPQPNEWVQLREGQLLFTYLHLAPDPEQAKGLVNSGCTAIAYETVTDDKGTLPLLAPMSEVAGRLAIEAAGEAMRRSEGGAGILLGGVPGVPAGRVTVLGGGVVGTHAARMAVGLGAEVTIVDRSIPRLRQLDELFHGRVRTRYSTLDTIDAEISVADAVIGAVLIPGASAPKLVTRAMLKHMKPGSVLVDVAIDQGGCFETSKPTTHAEPTYVVDGIIHYCVANMPGAVPQTSAAALNNATLPYGLALADKGLAALQNNSEIGRGLIAGLNVHKGKVTSKAVAESLNLTFVEPEVALAS; this is encoded by the coding sequence ATGCGCATTGGCGTCCCAACCGAAATCAAGGTCCATGAATATCGGGTCGGGCTCACCCCCTCCGCCGTGCGCGAATATGTTGCCCGGGGCCATGAGGTGATGGTTCAGTCCGGTGCCGGCGCGGGCATCATGGCCGGCGACGAAGCCTATGAAAAGGCAGGGGCGACGATTGTGAAAACCGCCGAGGAAGTTTTCGCTAAAGCCGACATGGTTGTGAAGGTAAAGGAGCCCCAGCCCAATGAGTGGGTCCAGTTGCGCGAAGGGCAGCTGCTATTCACCTATCTGCACCTCGCGCCCGATCCGGAGCAGGCCAAGGGACTGGTCAACTCGGGTTGCACCGCAATTGCCTATGAAACCGTGACCGATGACAAGGGCACCCTGCCACTGCTCGCCCCGATGAGCGAAGTCGCGGGCCGCCTTGCGATCGAGGCTGCAGGCGAAGCGATGCGCCGGTCCGAAGGCGGCGCGGGCATCCTGTTGGGCGGAGTTCCCGGCGTTCCGGCCGGCCGTGTTACCGTATTAGGCGGCGGCGTTGTCGGCACCCATGCAGCGCGCATGGCCGTTGGCCTTGGGGCCGAAGTCACGATTGTCGACCGGTCGATTCCGCGTCTGCGCCAACTTGATGAACTGTTCCATGGCCGCGTGCGCACCCGTTACTCGACACTTGATACCATTGATGCAGAAATCAGCGTCGCTGACGCGGTAATCGGTGCGGTACTGATCCCGGGTGCAAGCGCGCCAAAGCTCGTCACCCGCGCGATGCTGAAGCACATGAAACCCGGATCGGTGCTGGTCGATGTCGCAATTGATCAGGGCGGCTGCTTTGAAACGTCAAAGCCCACAACCCATGCAGAGCCGACCTATGTTGTCGATGGTATCATCCATTATTGCGTCGCCAATATGCCCGGCGCGGTCCCGCAGACCAGCGCCGCTGCCCTGAATAACGCAACATTGCCTTATGGCTTGGCGTTGGCCGACAAAGGCCTTGCTGCATTGCAGAACAATAGCGAAATCGGGCGAGGTCTGATCGCTGGCCTAAACGTCCACAAGGGCAAGGTTACCAGCAAGGCGGTTGCCGAAAGTCTCAACCTGACATTCGTTGAACCGGAAGTCGCGCTCGCCAGCTAA
- a CDS encoding PBP1A family penicillin-binding protein: MLFILIIFWLAITAPLSKSLQPIAPPRITLLAWDGTPIARNGAVVDRPVKVQDLPPHVVQAFLSIEDRRFYTHWGIDPRSIARAIWSNTFGSGIQQGGSTITQQLAKFTFLTPEKSLTRKAREALIAFWLEGWLTKDEILERYLSNAYFGDNVYGLRAASLHYFYRQPERLTLSQAAMLAGLVQAPNRLAPTRNPQRAAKRAKMVLNAMVATGAITEAKADATPIAKIDVRYKETLPTGTYFADWAMPQARLNAENGYADQVIRTTLDSRMQNIARRVIARAPLGKAQVALVAMRPNGEVVAMVGGKSYKESPFNRATQAKRQPGSTFKLFVYMTALNSGYSPNSKVDDSPIVDGAYRPKNYGERYRGEISLKQAFAQSSNVVTVRLYDELGYNAIARTARDLGVESPLTRDASMALGSSDMTLLELTSAYAAVAGNAYPVKPRAFVAEEQGWFGWLMSGERSFRGSTHRAMLDMLAATVDQGTGRAARLSVPAFGKTGTSQDYRDALFIGFAGDLVVGVWVGNDDNAPLKNVTGGGLPARIWRDFMSQAVKGAGPRPKPKAVPARDPEGPVEPLDLPEIPEIPVDINVPQVRVDPEKGVTVSGQLEGMPIDLTIGRDGVDLRQREERQPRP, encoded by the coding sequence TTGCTGTTCATCCTCATCATCTTCTGGCTCGCGATCACCGCGCCCCTGTCAAAGTCTCTGCAGCCTATTGCCCCTCCGCGCATAACATTGCTCGCATGGGACGGGACGCCGATCGCACGCAATGGCGCGGTTGTGGATCGGCCGGTCAAGGTACAGGATCTTCCGCCGCATGTCGTGCAGGCTTTCCTTTCGATCGAGGACCGCCGTTTTTACACGCATTGGGGCATCGACCCGCGCAGCATCGCGCGCGCTATCTGGAGCAACACATTCGGCAGCGGAATCCAGCAGGGCGGCAGCACGATCACCCAGCAATTGGCGAAGTTCACTTTTCTGACGCCCGAAAAAAGCCTGACGCGCAAGGCGCGCGAGGCGTTAATTGCATTCTGGCTCGAAGGCTGGCTGACCAAGGACGAAATCCTCGAACGTTATCTCTCCAACGCCTATTTTGGTGACAATGTTTACGGGTTGCGCGCCGCGTCGCTCCACTATTTCTATCGCCAACCGGAACGGTTGACGCTGTCGCAGGCAGCGATGCTGGCTGGGTTGGTGCAGGCACCCAACCGCCTTGCCCCGACGCGCAACCCCCAACGCGCGGCCAAGCGGGCAAAAATGGTTTTGAACGCAATGGTCGCGACGGGCGCAATCACTGAAGCCAAGGCGGATGCGACACCTATCGCGAAGATTGACGTGCGCTATAAGGAAACGCTGCCCACCGGTACCTATTTTGCAGACTGGGCCATGCCGCAGGCACGCCTTAATGCCGAAAATGGCTATGCTGACCAGGTGATCCGCACCACGCTGGATTCGCGGATGCAGAATATTGCCCGCCGCGTGATCGCCCGTGCGCCGCTCGGCAAGGCGCAGGTGGCACTAGTGGCGATGCGTCCCAATGGTGAAGTCGTCGCGATGGTCGGCGGCAAAAGCTATAAGGAATCGCCGTTCAACCGGGCGACACAGGCAAAGCGCCAGCCCGGATCGACCTTCAAGCTGTTCGTCTATATGACCGCGCTGAACAGCGGCTATTCGCCCAACAGCAAGGTCGATGACAGCCCGATCGTCGATGGCGCCTATCGTCCGAAAAATTACGGAGAGCGTTATCGCGGCGAGATCAGTCTGAAACAGGCCTTTGCACAATCGAGCAATGTCGTCACCGTGCGCCTGTATGACGAGCTTGGCTATAATGCGATCGCACGCACCGCCCGCGATCTGGGTGTGGAAAGCCCGCTAACCCGCGATGCCAGCATGGCGCTGGGCAGTTCTGACATGACGCTACTTGAACTCACCAGCGCCTATGCCGCTGTCGCCGGAAACGCCTATCCGGTGAAGCCGCGCGCCTTTGTTGCCGAAGAGCAAGGCTGGTTTGGTTGGCTAATGTCGGGGGAACGCAGTTTCCGAGGGTCCACGCATCGCGCCATGCTTGATATGCTGGCCGCGACGGTCGATCAGGGAACGGGCCGTGCCGCACGGCTTTCCGTCCCAGCCTTTGGCAAGACCGGCACCAGCCAGGATTACAGGGACGCATTGTTTATCGGTTTTGCCGGCGACCTTGTCGTGGGCGTGTGGGTCGGCAATGACGACAACGCCCCGCTCAAAAATGTTACGGGCGGCGGATTGCCTGCACGAATATGGCGCGATTTCATGAGCCAGGCGGTCAAGGGCGCAGGTCCGCGGCCAAAGCCCAAAGCTGTACCGGCGCGCGATCCAGAAGGCCCTGTTGAACCGCTCGACCTGCCGGAAATTCCCGAGATACCGGTGGATATCAACGTGCCGCAGGTGCGGGTCGATCCGGAAAAAGGCGTTACCGTTAGCGGCCAATTGGAAGGGATGCCTATTGACCTGACCATAGGCCGTGACGGGGTTGACCTGCGCCAACGCGAAGAACGGCAGCCACGCCCCTGA